AATTAAATTTCTCTTCAATATCATTCGTTGCTCTAACATCTTCAAGTACTTGATCGTATTCTTCACTTACATATCCATTTTTGTTAAAAGATCCTGTTGAAACAAATAAATCCAAATACGTACTTGGCTCATCATAATCAGCAGTCCATCCTGCTGCTACTAAATGGTAATCTCTACTATCCATCAATGCTCTTCTTATTTTGGAGTCCGTTTGTTTAATCGTAAATGGCACACCGATTTCTCCCCATTTTTGTTGCAAATATTGTCCTGTCTTTGCCCAATCATCACTTTGGTAAACGATTAACTCAAATTCAGGTACATCTTCTCCAATTTCAGCTTTTGCTTCTTCAACGAGTTGTTTGGCTCTTTCAATATCAAATTCAAGCAACTTAGAATTTTCAGTGAATTCTGAGCGGAAATCTACACCCGCTTGTGAACCTGCCATACCTGGAGGAATAATACCACCTGCAGGAACCTGCGTTCCTCCCCATGCAACTTGACTCATTTCTGCACGATCAAAGCCAATTGCTAATGCTTCACGAAACTTAGCATTTCTTAAATACTCACCTTGGAGCCCTTCTCCTTCTTGGTTTAATACAAACCACCACGTATTTGCTCTTGTACGCAACGTTGCTTCATCACTATTTGCATATTGATCAATATAATCACTAGGGAGAGCTACACCATCTATATCACCTTGCTCATACATTTGCATTCTTGTATTATCATCTGAGATCCATGGCATGTTGATTTTATCAAGTTGAACCGTATCCTTATCCCAATATTTTTCATTTTTCGCTAAAACAACTACTTCATCGTGAGACCACTCTTCTACTACAAAAGGACCTGCATAAAGCATGTTGCTTGCTTCAGTCCCATACACATCTACACCGCCAACTTCTTCAAAATACTGTTGTTGAATTGGTGCTAACGATGGAAAAGCAAGTAACTCTAGAAAAGCTGGGCTTTCTCCATCCACTTTAATTTCTAGTGTTTTATCATCAAGTGCTTTGACACCTACAGCGTCTTTGGCTGTTTGTATAGATGACTCAGCTTCAGCCTCATTTTCAGGAATTTCCATATAAACCAAATCAGCAGCCCCAGTGATTAATGTAATTTCAAACAAATACCCATACTCTGCTGCATTGCGTGGATCCATTACTGTCTTCCAACCGAATTCAAAATCATATGCCGTTACAGGCTCACCATTTGACCAAGAAGCATCTCTTAAATAAAATGTATAGGTATTATCTTCAAAATCATGACTTTCTGCTAAGCCATATTCAAGTGTAGCGCCATCTTGACCTTTTCTCATTAGCCCCTCTTGAATGTTATTTAAGAGAAGTAAATCTTGAGTATAGGCAGCATAGACAGGACTTAATGAAGTAGGCTCACTCATAATGGTGTTATAAACTTGTTCACTATTCGTACCTTCAGCTTCCTTATTGTTATTATCACTACTATTTTCGTTACTTTTTTGTGATGATGAGTCGGATGTCTGTGAAGCTCCTTCACTATTACAACCAGCAAGACCAAGTACGACTGCCAATACTACTGTTAACATGACCATTAACCAACTTGTTCTCTTTTTCATAATTTCCCCTCCTCTTATTATTGCGTGAGCCTTGAGTCACGGATTTCATTACCGATAACCTATATTGCAACCTTCTGTGTGTGTTGCCATTGAAAGATTACAATTGTTCCACGCTCTTACGTATGTATTTTGCAAGATATGTGCCAAGGCAAATGTGTATAAACGAACCTGAAGTCAATGTACAAATTGGATATCGTGCTCATATACATATGTGTTATACAAACAGCAATTT
This sequence is a window from Cytobacillus sp. IB215665. Protein-coding genes within it:
- a CDS encoding peptide ABC transporter substrate-binding protein; this translates as MKKRTSWLMVMLTVVLAVVLGLAGCNSEGASQTSDSSSQKSNENSSDNNNKEAEGTNSEQVYNTIMSEPTSLSPVYAAYTQDLLLLNNIQEGLMRKGQDGATLEYGLAESHDFEDNTYTFYLRDASWSNGEPVTAYDFEFGWKTVMDPRNAAEYGYLFEITLITGAADLVYMEIPENEAEAESSIQTAKDAVGVKALDDKTLEIKVDGESPAFLELLAFPSLAPIQQQYFEEVGGVDVYGTEASNMLYAGPFVVEEWSHDEVVVLAKNEKYWDKDTVQLDKINMPWISDDNTRMQMYEQGDIDGVALPSDYIDQYANSDEATLRTRANTWWFVLNQEGEGLQGEYLRNAKFREALAIGFDRAEMSQVAWGGTQVPAGGIIPPGMAGSQAGVDFRSEFTENSKLLEFDIERAKQLVEEAKAEIGEDVPEFELIVYQSDDWAKTGQYLQQKWGEIGVPFTIKQTDSKIRRALMDSRDYHLVAAGWTADYDEPSTYLDLFVSTGSFNKNGYVSEEYDQVLEDVRATNDIEEKFNLYAELERIVVSDYAYIPLSHDGFYSLERTYVDGIVTHAVGPRSSYKWASITEK